Below is a window of Betaproteobacteria bacterium DNA.
GCTACGTGGTGAGCGTGGTCGTCTGGATCATGGCCTTGTCGCGGGTTGAGGTGAGCATCGCCTATCCGATGCTGTCGGTCGGCTACGTCGTCAACGCGCTCGCCGCCTGGTACCTGTTCGGCGAAGCGGTCACACCGACCCGGCTCGCGGGCATCGCCATCATCATCGTCGGCGTCTTTGTCGTCGCCCGCAGCTGATGCGAACGCCCGCCGATTCCTCACCGCCCGCGGCCAGCGCGGGGACGCCGTACCTGCCGTTCACGCGCCCGTCGATCGACGAGGCGACCATCGCCGGCGTGGTCGAAGTGCTGCGCTCCGGCTGGATCA
It encodes the following:
- a CDS encoding EamA family transporter, which encodes MSAVAFVLVMTGVLLNAAAQLLLKAGTNSVGAFDFSLANAVPVGWQLATEPHIVGGLACYVVSVVVWIMALSRVEVSIAYPMLSVGYVVNALAAWYLFGEAVTPTRLAGIAIIIVGVFVVARS